The sequence CTTGGCGGCGCTCATGATCCCCGAGAACGAGAAGTCCATCCCCTTGACGACGTACGGAAGGTCGACGTACCCGCCGTCCTCGGCGGCGGCCTCGACTTTCGGCCCGCCGGGGTGGGACCAGCCGACGTGACGGGTGAACTTGTCGATGGCGTTGCCGACGCCGGTGTCCATCGTCTCCCCGAGGACGCGGTAGCGGCCGTTGCGGTAGGCGAGCAGGTGGGCGTTCGCGCCGCTCGCGTTCAGACAGACGGGCGAGTCGAAGCCGGAGGTATGACGGCCGATCTCGAGGTGGGCGACCATGTGATTGACGCCGACCAGCGACACGTCGAGGGCCTGGCTCAGCGCCCGCGCCGCGGTGGCGACGATACGTAGACACGGACCCAGGCCGGGGCCGCGCGAGAAGGCGACGGCGTCGACTGGCGGCTCGTCGATCGGTCCGTCGAACGTCTCTCGTGCGTGCTCGAGCGCTCGTTCGACGACGCGAGGGATCGCGTCGTGCATGTGCTCGGCGGCTTCGCGCGGATGAATGCCGCCGCTGTCGGGTTCGTAGGCGTCGGTTTCGATGAAAACGGAGTCGACCCCGTCGCGTCCGGAATCGTACACCGCCGCGCTGGCCGCCCAGGCGGTGCCTTCGATCCCGAGTACTCGAGTGGCGCTGCTCACGGCCCGGTCACCCGGTGGCTACTCCCACTCGGTGTAGCCGCACTTCCCGCAGTGCTGTCGGTCCCCGTGATCCGCGAGGAAGGTATCACCACACCGGGGACACTGTTCGCTCTCGGGACTTCCGTCGTCGCCGTAGAGTTCGTGACGTCCCATCTACGCTTCCTCCGCTTCGGTTTCGCCTTCGCCCTCGTCGGCGACGATCTTGTTTCGCTCGAGCATGTGGTCCTGTTCGACGTCGCGAGCGAACTCGGCGCTCTCGTAGACCTTCGCTTCGCCGACGGTCTTTCGCATTCCGAACTTGGTGTCCAGCTTTCGGATGACGACCTCCGCGGCGTCTTTGTTCAGCTTCGCCGCCAGGCTATCTCGGACCTGCAGTCGCTCCGGCGTCGCCTCGTCGTGGGCGAGTTCGAAGGTTACGTCCGTTCTGTGCAACATGGGATTCTCCGATTCGGAGATGATGTCGACGTCCATGATATCACTCAGTTACCCTATTATCCCCGTGTAGCGCCTAAAAGGATTTCGAAGTGGGGGGTTCGTATCGTCCCCCCGATGAGCCGGTTGTCGAGCGCGATCTCACAGACCGTGTGCAGTTGTCACTCTCGATCGACCCCCTTCGTCTCGAGGCCCCGAATTCGAAAGCGCGCGCCGTCCTCGTAGTTCGATGCCGTGACCGTCCAGCCGTGACGCTCAGCGAGGTCGCTGACGATCGCCATGCCGAGGCCGGTCCCGTAGCCCGCTCCCGTCATTCCCATCTCGAAGATGTCGTCGAGGATCGCCTCGTCGATACCGACGCCGTCGTCCTGGACGACGATCGCGTCGCCGTCGACGTACACCGAGACGGTGAGCCGTCCGTCCGGCGGGGTGGCGTGCTCGATTGAGTTCCGAAAGAGGTTCTCGAACAGTCGCCTGAGCTGGGACGGATCCGCTTCGACCGCCCGTCCGTCGCCTATCTCGAGGATCGCGTCGTCGGTTTCGACGGTGTCCCACGCCTCTTCGACGACGCGTTCGAGAGCGGTCGTCCTGACGTCGAGCGACGCGTTGGTTCGGACGAGCGCCAGAATGTCGTCGACGATGGTGTCGATTCGCTCGAGCGATCGCTCGATGTACTCGAACTCCGGATCCTCGCCCTCATCGTCGTGTTCCTCCTGAAGTGCGGCCAGGTTCCCCTTCGCGACGTTCAGCGGGTTTCGAATCTCGTGTGTGACGATGCTGGCGAACTGCTCGAGTTGTTCTTTTTGCTCGCTGAGTTCTCTCTCGCGGTCGACCAGCGAGTTACGAACGTCGATCGCGTTGAGCGCGTGGCCGATCGTCTCCCCGAGCTCCCCGAGCACGGCTCGCTCGGTTTCGTAGAACACGTGTGAGGCGTTCGTCTCGAGGACGAGAACGCCGTATCGGGTCTCCTCGTAGACGACGGGGATCGCGATACGGGGTGGGGACGTCGAGTTCGTCGTGACCGAGCCCGACTCGAGGGTCTGGGAGACGAGCTCCGTCGTCCTTTCCCCCTCGTTGAGCGACGCCGTATCCCCGCTCGTCCAGGTATCGATCCGCTCGGTCTCCCGGTCGAGGAAGACGAATCCCGCCGTGCGGTAGACGTCGTCCGTCGTCAGTTCGAGGGAGATCCGACGGATCATCTCGTCACGAACCTGTTCGCGCACGAGCGAGTCGTTGACGTCGCGGATGATCTCGTTGATGCGCGCCTGCTCGTCGGCACGCCGCTCGGTCAACCGTCGAGAGATGGCCGAGTTGATGTGATAGCTCAGCTGACCGACGACGTTCTCGCCCTCGATGTCCCTGATGTAGGCCGTTACCCCGTTCGTAGTCGCGCGGCGGACGCTGTCTTCGTTGACGACGAACGTGAAGATGATGAACGGAAGCTCGCCGTGTTCGCGACGGACGTACTCGAGCAACCGCAGCCCGCCCATGTAGAGTCGGCCGTTCTCGTCGGGAATCTCGTACGCGCTGACGATACAGTCGACCTGCTCGGATTCGATGATCGTCGTCGCGCTCGGAATGTCCCCCGCTGTCCTCACCTCGAGCGTCAGCCCCGTTCGGCCGATCGCCTCCTCGAACTCCGGCCGGTCGGGTGAATCGCTGACGATCAACAGCGTCGGTTTCACTGACTCCACAGTCGGCGTTCGGATCGAACGCTCTTAACCGATGGGGCACCCGTCCTCCGAGCCTCGAGCGAGACGAATTGCGGTAGCTGTGTCCCGGTGCAGCCACGAACGATCTGCGATTCCACCGGACCGATGCGGTCTGCCGTAAGTCTGTACCGGCGTATCCGGAGACCGGGTGCCGGGTGCGCCGGTAACAGTTACAGCAGACCGTACGACCGCCGGTGGTCCGTCCGAGAGCGCGAAACCATCAAATAACAAGCATTATTTCGACACGTTTTTCCATCGGTCGGGAGACGGCTACGGTAGCAGGTATGGGTACGCAGACGTACGAGAACGTATATTCTCGAGAGAGGGCGCTGTCGGAACTCCGAGAACAGATACACGAGTCCAGGGAGATCGTCGCACTCGCCGCGCCGATCGAACTCATTCCACAGATCGAAGACGTGTTGACGGAGGCGGTCGATCGCGGGGTGCTCGTCCTGTTGTTGCTGGCCAGTGACGATCTCTCCTACGAGGAGGCCGCACAGCGGGCATTTCCGGCGACGATCGTTCGGTACTGGGAGCCACAGGGAGTCAACGTCACGTCGGCAATGGTCGACTATCACAGCGGGCTGGTGACGATCTCACAGCTCCACGATTCCGACGCTGACGTCGGACGAACGCTCATCTACGCCGACGAGTTCTTTGGTAACATGCAGCTGACGAGCCTCGTTGTGAACTTCTGGCGACGAGGGGACGAGATCTATGCGGACGATCCACTGCCACTACCACACACATACGACAGTTTCTTCTATGCGATCATCGACGCTGCAAAACGGCTCCGCGATCGCCACGATCTGTACGCGACGGTCTCGGTTGTCGGCGGCCACCCCGAATACGGCGAGGTGATCGGGGGGCCGGTGATCAACGTCCGACAGAACATCGTGTTCCCCATGACGAACTCGTTTCCTGCCGAGAACAACATGTTCGTCGAGTCGAACCACGGAACCGTCTCGGTCGGCGGTCCCAGCGGAACCGTCGAGGACATCGGCGCATCGGCCGTAAAACTCTACGAAGGGGATGTGACTCCGGCCGAGTGACATCGTTCTCTCTCGGGCGGTCTGTTGTACGTCAGTACCGGTGCAACCACAGATGGGTCGCGGTTGCACCGGCAAACGGGTACACCGATCCGTCTCACTCGAGCACCACGAGTCCGCGGGGAGTCAGTTCCGTGAACTCGTTCGGCCACTCGACCGGTATCCGCGTCCACGCGTCACCGAAGTTCGTCGATCGAAAGAGCCCTCCGTTCGTCACCGCATAGACGACCCCGGCCGCGCCGGTCGTCTCGAACACCGCACGAACGACGCCCCCTCCCGTCGGAAGCCCGCGATCCTCGAGTCGCTGCCAGTCCTCGTCACCGTGTCGTCGGTAGACGTGCGAATCGGCCGTATCCGCCGAGTGTGCCGTCGACGCGCCGCTCGCGGCGGAGACGAGCACCGTCTCCGGATCCCCGGGATCGGCAACGACGCTCCAGCAGTACCGATGCTCGAGGCCCGACTGCGGATGGGTCCAGTGTTCGCCGCCGTCGCTCGAGACCGCAAATCCGTCCCCAGCGGCGCTGTAGACCAGTCCCTCTCGATCGGGGTGCGTCGCGAGGCTGTGGTTGTCGCGCCGTGATCCTTCGGGTCGTTCGACCCAGGTCTCGCCGCCGTCCTCGCTGCGGACGAACGCGCCGGCCTCGATACCGACGTACAGCCGGTCGGGATCGAACGGGTCCACCGTCAGCCAGCGGACGTGGTGGGTGTGGGGTCGCGGCGGAAAGTACCACTCGTCTTCGGAGGGCAAGTCAGTGATCCCCTCGAGGCGGACCCACGAGTCGCCGCCGTCCGTCGTACGATAGACGCGGCTGGGCTCGGTTCCGGCGTAGATCGTCTCGGGATCGTGCGGGCTGATCGCGAGGGCGGTTACCGCCTCGCTGTCGAACGGCGTCTCGAGACGATCGAACGTTTCGCCGCCGTCGAGACTGCCGAAGAGTCCGTGGTCGAACGTCCCGGCGAACACCCGGTTCGGTTCGGTCCCATCCGCCGCGAGACACTCGAGTCGTCGCCCCTCGAGTTGCGTTTGGAACGTCCAGTCGCCCGAGCGCTCGTCGCGTTCGTACCGGCAGAGTCGGTCGGGGAGCGCAACGTACGCGGTTGTCATACGGGACGTAGGGTACCCACCCTGAAATGGTTCGTGCTCGCCAAAACGTGACACTGGTGTGAACGAACTGCAGAGCGTACTCGCTAGAGCCCAGAACCGGTTCCTCTCGCCGTTGGAAACCGTGCTGACCGTCGGCTGCGGCGTCTACGTGCTGTTCGGTGGTGGTCCGCTTCGAACGCTACTGCTCGAGGTTTCCTCCTTTCGATCGGCTGTGGGCTCGTCTGGTTCGGCGTACGAGTCCGAGCAGAGTCTGCCTTGCGGACCCGGTGGACGGTGCTCGCCAGGGGGCACGGTCGCCGGCGTGGTCCGCCCGAATCCGGCGTTGTGAAGAAGCGAACGGCGTGAGACGCTCACTCGACGACGAACGTCTCTTCGTCCATCCGAACGCCGCCGAGCAAACACTCGAGAGCGACGACCCCGACGTACATCGCAACGAAGAGTGCGACGACCACGTTGAGTATTCCCAGGCCGGAGGGACCGGTAAACAGCTGAGTGAAGCCGATGACGCTCGAGCCGAGCGCGAGTAGCGCCAGTCCGAACGCCGCGACGCGTGGCCACCCGACGGTGACGACGCCGAGCGGGAACCGTTCGCGGACGCCGGCGACGAACAGCGCCCCGCCGGCGACGGCGAGCCAGAGAATCATCGCGCGTTCGCCGGTCGTTTCGAGACCGCCGGAGAGAACCACGAGTCCACCCGCGAGGAGCCCCGTGACGACTCCGGCGACGGCGAACCCGTGCCGAACGGTCTCCTTGCGCTCGCTCATGGCTCAGTCGTCGTCCGTCGGTGCGGTCACCGGCTCGGAACGGTCCTCCCGCGGTCCCTCGAGGTCCACGTCGGGCAAGAGATCACGGAGGTACCGACCCGTGTGCGAGTCCTCGAGGCGGGAGACCGCTTCGGGCGTGCCGGTCGCGACGACCCGTCCGCCGTGCTCGCCGCCTTCGGGACCGAGGTCGATAACGTGGTCTGCGTTTTTCACCAGGTCGAGTTCGTGTTCGATGACGACGACGGTGTTGCCGTTGTCGGTCAGCCGGTGGAGGACGTCGATCAGCTTGCGTTCGTCAGCCGAGTGGAGTCCCGTGGTCGGCTCGTCGAGCAGGTAGAGCGTCTCGCCCGAGTCCTTTTTCCCCAGCTCCTCAGCGAGTTTGATCCGCTGGGCCTCGCCGCCCGACAGCGTCGTCGACGGCTGGCCGAGTTTCATGTAGTCGAGTCCGACGTCCGAGAGCAGGTTCAGCCGACGGCTGATCTGACTCGAGGACTCGAAGAACTCGGACGCCTCCTCGACGGACATCTCGAGGACGTCAGCGATCGTTTTCCCCTTGTAGGTGACGTCGAGCGTGGCGTCGTTGTAGCGTGCGCCCTCGCACTCCTCACAGGGAACGTAGACGTCGGAGAGGAAGTTCATCTCGATCTTGACGGTTCCCTGGCCGCCACACTCCTCACAGCGACCGCCTTTGACGTTGAACGAGAAGCGTCCTTTCTCGTAGCCGCGCTGTTTCGAGAGTTTGGTCTGGGCGAACAGCTCCCGGATGTAATCGAAGACGTTGGTGTACGTCGCCGGGTTCGAACGGGGCGTGCGTCCGATCGGCGACTGATCGATGAGCCGGACGGTTTCGATCTCCTCGAGTCCCTCGAGACCGTCGTGGTCGCCGGGGATTACGCTCGTGTTGTCGTTCATCTGGCGGGCCAGCCCCTTGTAGAGCACCTCGTGCATGAGGGTGGACTTTCCGGAGCCCGAGACGCCGGTGATCGCGGTGAAACAGCCGAGCGGAATGTCGACGTCGAGATCCTCGAGGTTGTGCTGGCGGGCTCCGAGGATCGTTAGCGCCCCCTCTGGCTCTCGGCGCTCCTCGGGAACGGGGATCGCCGTGCGACCGGAGAGATACTCGCCGGTGATCGACTTCTCGCAGGCTTCGACCTCCTCGACGGGGCCGTTGACGACCACTTCGCCGCCGCGCTTTCCGGGGCCCGGACCCATGTCGATGACGTTGTCCGCCCGTCGCATCGTCTCCTCGTCGTGTTCGACGACGAGCAGGGTGTTGCCCAGATCGCGAAGCTCACAGAGCGTGTCGAGCAGCCGATCGTTATCACGCTGGTGAAGCCCGATCGAGGGCTCATCGAGGACGTACAACACGCCGACCAGGCCGGAGCCGATCTGGGTCGCCAGCCGAATGCGCTGACTCTCGCCGCCCGAAAGCGTCGACGCCTCCCGATCCAGCGTGAGGTACTCGAGGCCGACCTCGACCATGAACCCGAGTCGGGCGCGGATCTCTTTTAAGATTTCCTCGGCGATCACCTTCTCGCGCTCGGTGAGGTCCGCTTCCATCGACTCGAAATGCTCGAGTGCGTCACCGATGCTCATTCCGTTGATCGCGGTGATCGAGGTGTCGTCGACCAGCACGGCGCGACTCGCGGATTTGAGTCGTGTCCCCTCACAGGCCGGACACTCCGTCACCGACATGTACTCTTCGATGTGTTCGCGAGTCGAATCGGAGTCCGTCTCGAGATACCGTCGCTCGAGGTTCGGAATAACGCCCTCGAAGCGCTTTCGTTTGCGCCGAGTGCCGTTTTTCGTCCGGCGTTTGAACAGCACCTGATCGCTGGTGCCGTAGAGAAACGCCCGTTGGACCTCCTCGTCGACGTCCTCGAACGGCGTCGACAGCGAGACGTCGACGTGATCGGAAACAGCGTCGAGGCGAGTCTGATAGTACGAGCGGTTGTAGCTCCAGGGTTCGAAGACGTGTTTGAGCGGCTTGGACTCGTCCTGTAAGACGAGATCCTCGTCGATCTCTTTCGTCTCCCCGAGCCCTTCGCATTCGGGACAGGCACCGTGCGGTGAGTTGAACGAAAACGATCGCGTCTCGATCTCGGGAACGTCGATCCCGCAGTGCGTACACGCGAGGTCCTTCGAGAACTCGACGACGTAGCGATCGTCAACGTCGATTTCGTCGCCGAGTGCGCCCGTCCGTCGGGCCGCTTCACCGAGGTCCTCTGTGACTCCCTCGGGCGGATCCGGCAGAACGAGCTTGAGAACGCCGTCGGCTTCCTCGAGTGCCGTCTCGACGCTGTCGACGATCCGCGGCCGGGCTTCGGCCGAGACTTTCACGCGGTCGACGATCACGTCGATCGTGTGATCGAAGTTCTCGTCCAGGTCGGGCCTGTCGGTCGTGAGATCGTGTTCCTCGCCGTCGACCTCGGCGCGGGCGTAGCCCTCCGAGACGAGTTCGTCGAAGAGGTCCTCGAAGGCACCTTTCTGGTCGCGGACGACCGGTGCGGCGATCTTGGCTCTGGTCCCCTCGGGAAGCTCGAGGATTCGCTCGACCATGTTCTGTGCGGACTGCTCTCCGACTTCTCGCCCGCAGTCGGGACAGTGGGGCGTGCCGACGCGGGCGTAGAGGAGGCGAAGGTAGTCGTGGAGTTCGGTGACGGTCCCGACCGTCGAGCGAGGATTGTTCGCGGCGTTTTTTTGGTCGATCGAGATCGCCGGCGAGAGTCCTTCGACCGTTTCGACCTGGGGTTTGTCCATCTGACCCAGGAAGTTCCGAGCGTAGGCCGAGAGGCTCTCGATGTACCGGCGCTGTCCCTCGGCGTAGACCGTCTCGAACGCGAGAGAGGATTTTCCCGAGCCGGAGAGGCCGGTGACGACGGTGAACGCCTCGCGCGGGATCGTTACGTCGAGGTCCTTGAGGTTGTGCTCTTCTGCACCCCGCACCTCGATGAACTCCTTACTCATGAGTCGGTTCGGGTGATGACTGATGCGGTCCGCTGTACGTCAGTCGCGGGGCTATCGCGACCCGTCTGCGATTGCACCGGGAACCCGGTCCAGCGATCCGTATGAATAGTTGTCCGATACGAGGCCTGGTTCATTGTGATTGCGTCAGTGGCCGGAGGAACTTAACGAGATTGAAAGACGAATGCGCGACCCGTGCTAGCACGATCTCGCTCCGTCGACCGGTGGTAGACGATCGCCTCGCCCGGCCCACAACTGAGTGTCGCTGACTCCGGATCGACGCCCAAAGTGACTTCGACGGGGAGTCCCAACGGTCGCGTATGAACGACGATACGGACGCCCCACCGTCGGTCGACGAGTTCGTCGACTACTGTCAGATACAGGCCGGACTCCTCTCCGGACGGGTCGAAACGATCGCGACGGAGGCGACTGATCTCCTCGACGAGATCGACGAGGACGTCGCGACGCTTCGCGCCCGACTCGAGGAACGAGGCGGTGACGTGGCCGGGACCGCGACGCCGTCGTCGGCTGGCGGACCCGGCGACGTCGACGTGGACGCGCTCGAGGAGCTTCAGGACGACCTCGAGCACAAGCAGCGACTGGCCGAGGCCAAAGGTGCCAGAATGCAGGCGTTCCAGGAACTCGCGGCGGCTTACACCGAACTCGCGGAGGAGGTCGGCTCGGCCGACGACGCCGCAGCGGCACTCGAGGAGATCGTTCGCTTCGAGGTCGACAACGACGCACCGGCGTACTTCGACGATCGGCGGACGCTGTGTGAGGCCGCCGCCGAGCAGGCGAACGCGGTCGAAAACGATACCGAACAGTAGCCGATCCGGAGACCGGGTTTCCAGGTGCGCCGGTAGACAGTTACGGCAGATCGCATCAGGGCCCCTCGAGCACTGCTACGCGTTCCTCGAGGAGCGCAAAGCGTCCCCCCCAGCCCGGTCGTGTCGCCTCGTGTAGCTCAGAGCGCCTCGAGAACCGCGTCGACCTCTTCGCGCGCGTTGAACGCGTGGACGGACACGCGAACCGCCCTCGGGTAGGCGGCCGAGGACGGAAGCGACCTGACGACGATATCCTCCTCTGCGAGCCGTTGGACGGTCGCCTCCGGATCGTCCGTTGCGATGGTTACGAGCCCCGACTCGAACCGATCGGGACTGATCAGGCGGTCCTCGTCGACGCCCGCTTTGAGCCGGTCCGTCAGCCGTTCGATTCGGCGTTCGACCGTCTCGAGTCCCATCTCTCCGAAGCAGTCTATCGCGTCGACGAGTCCGGCGTGCGCCGCCGGCGTTGCGCTCCCGACCTCGAGTCTACGCGCGCCGGCTTCGTAGCGGTAATCGTCCGCGTTCGGCTCCGCGACGCTCCGGTAGCCGATCGCGGCTGGAGTGAGCGTCCGCTCTCTCCCCTCGCGGACGTAACAGAAGCCCGAACCGAAGGGGCCAACCAGCCATTTGTGTCCCGCGCCGACGACGAAGTCGGCACCCCACTCGCGAACGTCGACGGGGGTTTGGCCGGGCGACTGGACCGCATCGACGAGCACCAGTGCACCCGCCTCGTGGGCGATCTCGACGATCTCTGCCACCGGCAGGCGGGTTCCGTGCGTCCAGGTCACCGAACTCACACAGAACAGCGTCGCATCCGCCGCTGCGTCGGCCACGGCCTCGAGATCGACGCGACCACCGTCAGTCTCTAGAACCCGAACGTCGATTCCCCGTTCTCGCTCGAGGCGCTTCCACGGCAGAATTCCGGCGGAGTGTTCGAGGTCCGTTCGCACGACGACGTCGTCGGCCGTCCACTCGAGTCCGCTCGCGATCCGGTTGATCCCGTCTGCCGTGCTCTCGGTTAGCGCGATCTCGTCCGGCGACGCGCCGAGTAGACCGGCGATCGCCGCTCGTGACTCCTCGTAGGCGTCGAACGCCGCTCGATACTGCCCGCCTTCGAAGGCCGCCTCGTACTCGTGGCGTTCGAGGACAGACTCGGCGGCCTCGACGACGCGACGGGGACTCGGCCCGCCGGCACCCCAGTTGCAGTAGATTCCGGACTCTATGGCGGGGATCGTTTCGCGGAGATCGATCGGTTTCATTACCCGCCAGTTCGCGACCTGGCGTGTTCGTTCTGGCGATCGCGGTCACCGCGGACGACGGCGCTCAAAAGTGATCGTCCGGATCGGCTCTCGTTTCGGTTACGCGCTCGACCAGCAGCGCCTCGAGGGCCTCCTCGAGTTCGTCGCGACGGGGAAGTGCGAGCAACTGACACTGCAGCGAGTCCGCGTCTTCGGTTTCGATCGTCGAGTCGAGGACGAACGCGTAGTTGTCCGTCCGTCCGAGATCCGCGATGAGCGGGCTCACGATCGACGACCCCATATCCGAGATGAACGTCGGCGGCGAGTGCCGGATCGACGTCTCCAAAACGTTCGCCCAGCCGTCGATGAATCCGCTTGCGGTGACGTTACACAGCTCCTCGAGTGCACTCCGCTCTCGTTCGCTCCAGTCGCCGTCGTGTTCGTTCGACAGCAGTGCGTCGACGTTTCGTCTGGCGGAGGCCGGCTGAAAGAGTATCGCGAGATAGCCACTCGGTGAGCCGGTGTACTTGACGGCAGTACCCACGCGCTGTTCGGTACCGACCTGTGCGGGAATGTCGGGGATCGAAACGAAGTTCAGCCGGTTCACCTCCACGGTCGTCTCGAGGCCGGTCATCGCCGTCAGGTTGTCCGTCGCCCTGACAGCACCCTGTTTGGTCATCTCGGTGAACACCTCGAGCTTTTCGAGGGAGATACCCTCGCCCGTCCGGTCCTCGAGTAGCTCCTCGAGCGCGTCGATCGCGGGAAACAGGAGGATTCGGAAGTCGACGTCGCTGTCGGCGGACCTGACCCGGCTCCGGAAGACGAAGACGTACTCGTCGTCTGCGGTCGTCGGGTCGGGAAGGACGGAAGCGCCGTCCCCTTCGACGGGCGACGGCGGCGAAACGTCGATCTTCGTATCCAGGTGGTCGGCCCAGCCGCTGACGAAGCCGTTCGCCATGATGTTTCCGACTTCGACGACGGCGCTTTCGAGGCGCTCCGGCCCCGCGGCGGGAACGAGATTGCTCGTAATCGCCTCGCGGCCGTCCTCATCGAAGACAAGAACGGTCTCGCCGGACAGCGGCGAGCCGAGCGAGACGCTAACCCCCGCGAACGTCCGGCCGTCGAACTCGTACCGGAGGTCAGACGACGACATCAACGAGACGTCGGTCATCTCGACGCGAGCCGGAACGTCCGCCAGTTCCGAAAGGGCGTCCGCCGCTGATTCGGCCCCGTCCCGTGCCAGCTCGTTGTAGGTCTCGAGGGAGTGAATGTCGATTTTCATCGGTTACTCCCGTCGATTGCCGTACCTGGTCGTGACACAGTCCCTTCATTGACCCGTCCGATATTTTATCTTTCGGACGCGCTGTCGTCGTCCAGCGGGTCTACGACCGACCGGATCCGATCGCCCCCGACCTATTTGATCGGTGGCGTCGAGATACGCTAGCGGACGGCCGGCCGTCCGATTCGACCATGTGCCCACAGATAGAGATCAGCGAGGAACTCAAGAACCGACTCGACACGCATCTCGAGGAAGA is a genomic window of Natrarchaeobius halalkaliphilus containing:
- a CDS encoding 30S ribosomal protein S27ae; its protein translation is MGRHELYGDDGSPESEQCPRCGDTFLADHGDRQHCGKCGYTEWE
- a CDS encoding 30S ribosomal protein S24e → MDVDIISESENPMLHRTDVTFELAHDEATPERLQVRDSLAAKLNKDAAEVVIRKLDTKFGMRKTVGEAKVYESAEFARDVEQDHMLERNKIVADEGEGETEAEEA
- a CDS encoding hybrid sensor histidine kinase/response regulator, with the translated sequence MESVKPTLLIVSDSPDRPEFEEAIGRTGLTLEVRTAGDIPSATTIIESEQVDCIVSAYEIPDENGRLYMGGLRLLEYVRREHGELPFIIFTFVVNEDSVRRATTNGVTAYIRDIEGENVVGQLSYHINSAISRRLTERRADEQARINEIIRDVNDSLVREQVRDEMIRRISLELTTDDVYRTAGFVFLDRETERIDTWTSGDTASLNEGERTTELVSQTLESGSVTTNSTSPPRIAIPVVYEETRYGVLVLETNASHVFYETERAVLGELGETIGHALNAIDVRNSLVDRERELSEQKEQLEQFASIVTHEIRNPLNVAKGNLAALQEEHDDEGEDPEFEYIERSLERIDTIVDDILALVRTNASLDVRTTALERVVEEAWDTVETDDAILEIGDGRAVEADPSQLRRLFENLFRNSIEHATPPDGRLTVSVYVDGDAIVVQDDGVGIDEAILDDIFEMGMTGAGYGTGLGMAIVSDLAERHGWTVTASNYEDGARFRIRGLETKGVDRE
- a CDS encoding TrmB family transcriptional regulator sugar-binding domain-containing protein, whose translation is MGTQTYENVYSRERALSELREQIHESREIVALAAPIELIPQIEDVLTEAVDRGVLVLLLLASDDLSYEEAAQRAFPATIVRYWEPQGVNVTSAMVDYHSGLVTISQLHDSDADVGRTLIYADEFFGNMQLTSLVVNFWRRGDEIYADDPLPLPHTYDSFFYAIIDAAKRLRDRHDLYATVSVVGGHPEYGEVIGGPVINVRQNIVFPMTNSFPAENNMFVESNHGTVSVGGPSGTVEDIGASAVKLYEGDVTPAE
- a CDS encoding WD40/YVTN/BNR-like repeat-containing protein; this translates as MTTAYVALPDRLCRYERDERSGDWTFQTQLEGRRLECLAADGTEPNRVFAGTFDHGLFGSLDGGETFDRLETPFDSEAVTALAISPHDPETIYAGTEPSRVYRTTDGGDSWVRLEGITDLPSEDEWYFPPRPHTHHVRWLTVDPFDPDRLYVGIEAGAFVRSEDGGETWVERPEGSRRDNHSLATHPDREGLVYSAAGDGFAVSSDGGEHWTHPQSGLEHRYCWSVVADPGDPETVLVSAASGASTAHSADTADSHVYRRHGDEDWQRLEDRGLPTGGGVVRAVFETTGAAGVVYAVTNGGLFRSTNFGDAWTRIPVEWPNEFTELTPRGLVVLE
- the uvrA gene encoding excinuclease ABC subunit UvrA, translating into MSKEFIEVRGAEEHNLKDLDVTIPREAFTVVTGLSGSGKSSLAFETVYAEGQRRYIESLSAYARNFLGQMDKPQVETVEGLSPAISIDQKNAANNPRSTVGTVTELHDYLRLLYARVGTPHCPDCGREVGEQSAQNMVERILELPEGTRAKIAAPVVRDQKGAFEDLFDELVSEGYARAEVDGEEHDLTTDRPDLDENFDHTIDVIVDRVKVSAEARPRIVDSVETALEEADGVLKLVLPDPPEGVTEDLGEAARRTGALGDEIDVDDRYVVEFSKDLACTHCGIDVPEIETRSFSFNSPHGACPECEGLGETKEIDEDLVLQDESKPLKHVFEPWSYNRSYYQTRLDAVSDHVDVSLSTPFEDVDEEVQRAFLYGTSDQVLFKRRTKNGTRRKRKRFEGVIPNLERRYLETDSDSTREHIEEYMSVTECPACEGTRLKSASRAVLVDDTSITAINGMSIGDALEHFESMEADLTEREKVIAEEILKEIRARLGFMVEVGLEYLTLDREASTLSGGESQRIRLATQIGSGLVGVLYVLDEPSIGLHQRDNDRLLDTLCELRDLGNTLLVVEHDEETMRRADNVIDMGPGPGKRGGEVVVNGPVEEVEACEKSITGEYLSGRTAIPVPEERREPEGALTILGARQHNLEDLDVDIPLGCFTAITGVSGSGKSTLMHEVLYKGLARQMNDNTSVIPGDHDGLEGLEEIETVRLIDQSPIGRTPRSNPATYTNVFDYIRELFAQTKLSKQRGYEKGRFSFNVKGGRCEECGGQGTVKIEMNFLSDVYVPCEECEGARYNDATLDVTYKGKTIADVLEMSVEEASEFFESSSQISRRLNLLSDVGLDYMKLGQPSTTLSGGEAQRIKLAEELGKKDSGETLYLLDEPTTGLHSADERKLIDVLHRLTDNGNTVVVIEHELDLVKNADHVIDLGPEGGEHGGRVVATGTPEAVSRLEDSHTGRYLRDLLPDVDLEGPREDRSEPVTAPTDDD
- a CDS encoding aminotransferase class V-fold PLP-dependent enzyme is translated as MKPIDLRETIPAIESGIYCNWGAGGPSPRRVVEAAESVLERHEYEAAFEGGQYRAAFDAYEESRAAIAGLLGASPDEIALTESTADGINRIASGLEWTADDVVVRTDLEHSAGILPWKRLERERGIDVRVLETDGGRVDLEAVADAAADATLFCVSSVTWTHGTRLPVAEIVEIAHEAGALVLVDAVQSPGQTPVDVREWGADFVVGAGHKWLVGPFGSGFCYVREGRERTLTPAAIGYRSVAEPNADDYRYEAGARRLEVGSATPAAHAGLVDAIDCFGEMGLETVERRIERLTDRLKAGVDEDRLISPDRFESGLVTIATDDPEATVQRLAEEDIVVRSLPSSAAYPRAVRVSVHAFNAREEVDAVLEAL
- a CDS encoding chemotaxis protein CheC, which produces MKIDIHSLETYNELARDGAESAADALSELADVPARVEMTDVSLMSSSDLRYEFDGRTFAGVSVSLGSPLSGETVLVFDEDGREAITSNLVPAAGPERLESAVVEVGNIMANGFVSGWADHLDTKIDVSPPSPVEGDGASVLPDPTTADDEYVFVFRSRVRSADSDVDFRILLFPAIDALEELLEDRTGEGISLEKLEVFTEMTKQGAVRATDNLTAMTGLETTVEVNRLNFVSIPDIPAQVGTEQRVGTAVKYTGSPSGYLAILFQPASARRNVDALLSNEHDGDWSERERSALEELCNVTASGFIDGWANVLETSIRHSPPTFISDMGSSIVSPLIADLGRTDNYAFVLDSTIETEDADSLQCQLLALPRRDELEEALEALLVERVTETRADPDDHF